ATCGTTCCGGCCGGACATCCTGATCAGGAGTCTCATCAAACGCATGTGGCTGGCACGATTCAAGCCCTGAAACAGACGGCGCAGGATTCAATCCAACAATACGGACGTTACAACACCGGATTCTTCAAATGCTCATGCAACGCTGGAAATGGATCATCACCGGAGGGGTGCAAGGGGTAGGCTTTCGGCCCTTCGTCTACAAGGCGGCCCTGCACGCAAAGGTCACGGGGCGGGTGCTGAACACCCCCGAAGGAGTGCTCATCGAGGTACAGGGCACCCTGGACCAACTTGCCACCTTCGAAGACACCTTCTCCGCCACCATCCCGCCCTTGGCACGCATCGTGACCTTGGACCGGGAGGTGATCCCGCCGCTGTCCGGCGAGGACGCCTTCCGGATCCTCAAGAGCACGGGCGGACACGGACATCAGGTGCTCATCAGTCCCGACGTGGCCACCTGCGACGACTGCATCGCGGACATGCGCGACCCGTCGGACCGCAGATACCGCTATGCCTTCACCAACTGCACCAATTGCGGACCGCGCTACACCATCACCCGCGCCATCCCCTACGACCGCGCCTGCACCTCCATGAGCTGTTTTCCGCTCTGTCCGGACTGCCTCGAAGAATATGAAAATCCACTGGACAGGCGCTTCCATGCCCAGCCCAACGCCTGCCCCGCGTGCGGCCCGAAACTGTGGCTGACGGACAGGACGGGCCGGACACTGTGCGAGAACGACGAAGCCGTGCGCCGCACCTCCGCCCTGCTGCTCAAGGGCGGACTTTTGGCCATGAAGGGTCTGGGCGGATTCCATCTCGTCTGCGACGCCCGCAACCAGGTGGCGGTGCAGGAACTCAGGACCCGCAAGAACCGCAAGGACAAACCCCTGGCGATCATGGTTGCGGACCTCGATGCGGCCCGGGCCTTCTGCGTCCTCAGCGAGGCCGAAGAGGAGCTGCTAATCGGCAGGCAGCGGCCCATCGTCCTGGCCAAGGCCCGCAAAGGCTCGGGACTCGCGCCGGGCCTGTCCCCGGACACCGCCTTTTTGGGAGTGATGCTGCCTTATACGCCCCTGCACCACGTGCTCTTCGACTATCTCGGACGCTCCGAAATTCTGCCCGCGGCCCTGGTCATGACCTCGGGAAACCTGAGCTCTGATCCAATTTGTCTCGGCAATCGCGAGGCCCTCAGGCGCCTTGGAAGCATTGCCGACAATTTCCTGCTGCACGACCGCGACATCCTGATCCGCTGCGACGATTCGGTGCTGCGGGTGGTAGACGAAAAACCCCAGTTCATCCGCAGGGCGCGCGGCTACACCCCCGCCCCCATCGACCTGGCCAAGGACGGCCCCGTGGTGCTTGGCGTCGGCCCCCTGCTGAAGAACACTCTCTGCCTGACCAAAGGGCGACAAGCCTTTGTTTCGCAGCATATCGGCGATCTGGAACACCTCGAGGCCTACGGCTTTTTCCGGGAGATCTGCGCCCATCTGCAAGACATCCTGCAAGTGGAACCAAAGGCCGTGGTCCATGACCTGCATCCGGATTTTCTGAGCACCGGCTTTGCCCGCGAGTCCGGGCTGCCCTGCCTGCCCCTGCAGCATCATTTTGCGCACATCCATGCTGTCCTGGCCGAAAACAGATACATCGGGGCGGCCATCGGGCTGGCCCTGGACGGAGTTGGGCTGGGCGACGACGGAACCATGTGGGGCGGCGAGGCCCTGCTGGTCGATACGTCAAAGCTCGAACACAGGCGGCTGGCGCGCTTTTCACAAATCATGCTGCCCGGCGCGGACGTGGCCACACGCGAACCCTGGCGGCTGGCGCGGGCCCATCTGCATGCCCTGAACATCCACGTCCCGGACGAAAAACCCTGGCCATGGCTAGAGAAACATGCCGCCGCCGACAAGGTCGTCGGGCAGGTGCTTGAGCGCCGCATCAATTCGCCGCTCTCCTCCAGCTGCGGACGACTTTTCGATGCAGTGTCGGCCATGCTCGGCCTTTGCGAATGCATCTCCTACGAGGGTCAGGCGGCGATCCGGCTGGAGGCGGTGCAGGACAAAGATGAAAAAGGTGTTTATTCGTGTTCCGTAATCGAATATGACCAAATCGTGGAACTTGATACCTTGGAACTTTTTGCGCAGGTTCACGCACAGTGGCGCGAAGGTGAATGCCCGGCAAAAATAAGCAGGCGCTTTCACCTTGGTCTCATTGACGGTCTGAGCAGGCTTTACTCCCATCTGGCCGCACGGTGCTCATGCAACACCGTGGCCCTGAGCGGCGGGGTCATGCAGAATCTGACCCTGGCCACTGAGCTTCCCAAGGCTCTGGCCGCACAGGGAGCAACCGTGCTGACCCACTGCGAACTGCCGCCCAACGACGCCTGCATTTCTCTTGGCCAGGCCGCCTACGGCCAACTGGTCCTGCAACCCTAACAGGAGCGCATCCCGTGGAAATATTCGCCCGCCTGAAAACAATCCTGAGCTTCCTGTGGAAGGTCCTTGGCACCACCAGAGTCGTGATGGCCAACATCTTCTTCCTGCTGGTGGTCATCATCATCTTAGGAGCCTTTTTCTTCGACTCCGAGGAATCGTTGCCCCAGAACTCCGTGCTGGTAATCAACCCGGCCGGCTCCCTGGTCGAACAGCGCAGCACGCCGGAAGCGGCCGAGGCTCTGCTCAAAAAACTGGGCCGGGAGACAGCCAGGGCCGATGAGACCAAAACCCAGGACGTCATCGACGCAATCCGCAGGGCCGCCACTGATCCGAAAATCCTGGCCATGGTCATCGATCCCCGGGACCTTCAGGGCTGCGACACGACCAAGCTCCTCGACATCGGCAAGGCCATCCTCGATTTCAAGGAGACGGGAAAACCCGTGCTCGCGCACTCAATGGTCTACACCCAGGGCCAGTATCTGTTGTCGTCCTATGCCGACACGATCTCCGTCAATCCGCTGGGAGGAGTGCTGATCACCGGATTCGGCATGTACCAGACCTATTTCAAGGGCCTGCTGGACAAGACCCGTATCAATTTTCACGTCTTCCGCGTGGGCGACTACAAGACTGCCGTGGAGCCCTTCGTACGCGAATCCATGTCCGAGGAAGCCCGGGAGGCCGGCCGGGACTGGCTGAACGGTCTCTGGCAGGCCTATCTTGACGAAGCTTCCAAGAATCGCGGCGTCTCCCCTTCCGACATCATATCTTATGTGGAGAATATCGACACCAGACTCGCCGCCACGGGCGGAGATGCCGCGCGCCTGGCCGTGAATGCGCAACTGGTAGACGAAATCAAGACCTCCACCCAGTTCGACCAGCT
The Deltaproteobacteria bacterium HGW-Deltaproteobacteria-18 genome window above contains:
- the hypF gene encoding carbamoyltransferase HypF, yielding MLMQRWKWIITGGVQGVGFRPFVYKAALHAKVTGRVLNTPEGVLIEVQGTLDQLATFEDTFSATIPPLARIVTLDREVIPPLSGEDAFRILKSTGGHGHQVLISPDVATCDDCIADMRDPSDRRYRYAFTNCTNCGPRYTITRAIPYDRACTSMSCFPLCPDCLEEYENPLDRRFHAQPNACPACGPKLWLTDRTGRTLCENDEAVRRTSALLLKGGLLAMKGLGGFHLVCDARNQVAVQELRTRKNRKDKPLAIMVADLDAARAFCVLSEAEEELLIGRQRPIVLAKARKGSGLAPGLSPDTAFLGVMLPYTPLHHVLFDYLGRSEILPAALVMTSGNLSSDPICLGNREALRRLGSIADNFLLHDRDILIRCDDSVLRVVDEKPQFIRRARGYTPAPIDLAKDGPVVLGVGPLLKNTLCLTKGRQAFVSQHIGDLEHLEAYGFFREICAHLQDILQVEPKAVVHDLHPDFLSTGFARESGLPCLPLQHHFAHIHAVLAENRYIGAAIGLALDGVGLGDDGTMWGGEALLVDTSKLEHRRLARFSQIMLPGADVATREPWRLARAHLHALNIHVPDEKPWPWLEKHAAADKVVGQVLERRINSPLSSSCGRLFDAVSAMLGLCECISYEGQAAIRLEAVQDKDEKGVYSCSVIEYDQIVELDTLELFAQVHAQWREGECPAKISRRFHLGLIDGLSRLYSHLAARCSCNTVALSGGVMQNLTLATELPKALAAQGATVLTHCELPPNDACISLGQAAYGQLVLQP